A DNA window from Pseudoalteromonas spongiae UST010723-006 contains the following coding sequences:
- a CDS encoding Rsd/AlgQ family anti-sigma factor — translation MLTRLEKAKEEWGGAHSAIDNWLQERQDLLVIYCKLAGLPPYERSDQALPQKSEILEFCQILMDYLSAGHFEIYDNLVKACAEKGPESLKLAQSLYPQISASTDIALSFNDDYANAKEKSLMPKFDEDLSTLGQVLEQRFELEDELIENLYTHHSE, via the coding sequence ATGCTTACGAGATTAGAAAAAGCCAAAGAAGAATGGGGTGGAGCTCACTCGGCAATCGATAACTGGTTGCAAGAGCGTCAAGATTTACTCGTAATTTACTGTAAGCTTGCAGGTTTACCTCCCTATGAACGAAGCGACCAAGCGCTACCGCAAAAGTCTGAAATCCTTGAGTTTTGTCAGATTCTGATGGACTACCTATCTGCGGGTCATTTTGAGATTTACGACAACTTAGTGAAGGCATGCGCTGAAAAAGGCCCTGAAAGCCTTAAACTTGCACAATCGCTTTATCCGCAAATTTCAGCTTCAACAGATATAGCACTTAGCTTTAACGATGATTACGCCAACGCAAAAGAAAAAAGCTTAATGCCTAAGTTTGACGAAGACCTTTCAACATTAGGTCAAGTTCTTGAGCAACGCTTCGAACTTGAAGATGAGCTTATTGAGAATCTATACACTCATCACAGTGAATAA
- a CDS encoding YheV family putative zinc ribbon protein, with protein sequence MKQKKRFIAGATCPECKKQDTMMLYKEMDVEKVECVECGHTMTQAEGQVQASTRQFEQVIGVFKPE encoded by the coding sequence ATGAAACAGAAAAAACGTTTTATCGCAGGCGCAACCTGCCCAGAGTGTAAAAAGCAAGATACCATGATGCTATACAAAGAAATGGATGTTGAAAAAGTAGAGTGTGTTGAATGTGGTCATACGATGACGCAGGCTGAAGGCCAAGTTCAAGCGTCAACACGCCAGTTTGAACAAGTAATTGGTGTATTTAAGCCTGAGTGA
- a CDS encoding TonB family protein, with translation MKTPTLLLASALSLFSVSSFADYSTAKYYEKQGDVEKYVSELTKIAKLGHVNAQYDLATAYLNGQGVEKDITKAYAWYLLAKDFGHPQAKDKYRELRKQVPSRREAKEAYIDLKDSFGKKLHDLRYAPISKHTNFFPERAKLLERVEPEIDGNTRSASKAWVTIGYNVNESGVVEDSRILASFPKGVIDEAALEAVKKWKFEPDVSPTGEPRRVFDLVASFTLGSENSKVKREFERALTEYKTKLVELADKGNSVAQNRYALMLEHGVLEKASENEHIDWYYKAAINGNHDAQMRLMHCFENGEGCQPDEEKAFNWLQRASESGNERAQYQLARIMLNYGSIHYDVETAAEMLKTAAHSQYLPAMIEYSRLLAFSDVAELRDAQSAIKYAELARAVDNNHPVLLSVLGSAHSELGRVQEGQVLLQQALNEANNRSWPAQNYIKLIELSEASMMADTTSDSY, from the coding sequence ATGAAAACCCCCACTCTATTACTTGCCTCAGCACTATCTTTGTTTTCTGTAAGCAGTTTTGCGGACTATTCAACTGCAAAGTATTATGAAAAACAGGGAGATGTTGAAAAATATGTGAGCGAACTAACCAAGATTGCAAAACTTGGTCATGTTAATGCGCAATACGATCTCGCAACTGCCTATTTAAATGGCCAAGGCGTCGAAAAAGATATCACCAAAGCCTACGCTTGGTACTTATTAGCTAAAGATTTTGGCCACCCACAAGCGAAAGATAAATATCGCGAATTACGTAAGCAGGTACCTTCGCGCCGAGAAGCAAAAGAAGCATATATCGACTTAAAAGATAGCTTTGGTAAAAAGCTTCATGATTTACGCTATGCGCCTATTTCAAAGCATACCAATTTCTTTCCTGAGCGCGCTAAATTATTAGAACGTGTAGAACCTGAAATCGATGGCAACACTCGTTCAGCGTCTAAAGCTTGGGTAACAATTGGCTATAATGTCAACGAAAGTGGGGTCGTTGAAGATAGCCGAATTCTAGCATCATTTCCAAAAGGCGTTATCGATGAAGCTGCTTTAGAAGCAGTGAAAAAATGGAAATTCGAGCCTGATGTAAGCCCAACAGGTGAACCGCGTCGCGTATTTGATCTGGTTGCTTCATTTACGCTTGGCTCTGAAAATAGCAAAGTTAAACGTGAATTTGAGCGTGCACTTACTGAATACAAAACCAAGCTTGTCGAGCTTGCAGATAAAGGCAACAGTGTTGCACAAAATCGCTATGCATTAATGTTAGAACACGGTGTACTTGAAAAAGCATCTGAAAACGAGCATATCGATTGGTATTACAAAGCCGCTATTAATGGAAATCATGATGCACAAATGCGCTTAATGCACTGTTTTGAAAATGGTGAAGGTTGCCAACCTGATGAAGAAAAAGCATTTAACTGGTTACAACGTGCTTCAGAATCTGGCAATGAACGCGCGCAATATCAACTAGCACGCATCATGCTAAATTACGGCAGTATTCATTATGATGTTGAAACCGCTGCTGAAATGCTAAAAACTGCAGCGCATAGCCAGTATTTACCGGCAATGATCGAATATTCTCGCTTACTTGCATTTTCTGACGTTGCTGAGTTACGTGACGCACAAAGTGCAATTAAATATGCAGAGTTAGCGCGTGCGGTTGATAATAATCACCCAGTGCTATTATCAGTACTTGGTAGTGCACATTCTGAACTTGGCCGTGTACAAGAAGGTCAAGTGTTACTGCAACAAGCACTGAATGAAGCGAATAATCGAAGTTGGCCAGCGCAAAACTACATTAAGTTAATTGAACTTAGTGAAGCATCAATGATGGCTGATACTACATCTGATTCTTACTAA
- the sthA gene encoding Si-specific NAD(P)(+) transhydrogenase: MTKKQATKKQYDYDAIIIGTGPGGEGTAMNLAKSGKRVAVVEKQPKVGGGCAHWGTIPSKALRHSVSRLIEFNSNPLFNSQAHRERMTYPDILDHASNVISKQVNLRTSFYDRNRITLIHGEASFVDKNTISILKDDGSSESLSAQTIVIATGSRPYRPAEIDFNHKRVYDSDTILGLKHDPRHIIIYGAGVIGCEYASIFRGLGAKVDLINTRDRLLAFLDAETSDSLSYHFWNSGILIRHNEEFKKVETRDDCVIMHMQSGKKMQADCLLFANGRTGNTDKLNLSAIGLSSDSRGNLKVNENYQTEVENIYAVGDVIGYPSLASAAFDQGRIAADAITTGECNKKLIRDIPSGIYTIPEISSVGRSEQELTAAKVPYEVGRAQFKHLARAQIAGTEVGSLKILFHIETKEILGIHVFGERAAEIIHIGQAVMEQKNGGNTIEYFVNTTFNYPTMAEAYRVAALNGLNRLIK, translated from the coding sequence GTGACAAAAAAACAAGCGACTAAAAAACAGTATGATTATGATGCCATTATAATTGGTACTGGCCCTGGTGGTGAGGGTACGGCTATGAACCTTGCGAAAAGTGGCAAGCGCGTAGCGGTTGTTGAAAAACAACCGAAAGTGGGTGGTGGTTGTGCTCACTGGGGTACAATTCCATCTAAAGCACTGCGCCACTCGGTTAGTCGCTTGATTGAGTTTAATTCAAACCCGCTGTTTAATTCACAAGCTCACAGAGAGCGCATGACCTACCCAGATATTTTAGATCATGCGAGTAACGTAATTTCAAAGCAGGTTAATTTACGCACCAGCTTTTATGATCGTAACCGTATTACCTTAATTCATGGCGAGGCGAGCTTTGTTGATAAAAATACGATTTCAATTTTAAAAGATGACGGCTCGAGCGAATCATTATCAGCGCAAACAATTGTCATTGCGACAGGCTCTCGTCCGTATCGCCCTGCTGAAATCGACTTTAATCATAAACGCGTTTACGACAGCGATACCATTTTAGGTCTCAAGCACGACCCTCGTCATATTATTATTTACGGTGCAGGTGTAATTGGCTGTGAGTACGCTTCTATTTTTCGCGGCCTAGGCGCAAAAGTAGATCTTATAAACACCCGTGATCGCCTACTCGCTTTCCTTGATGCAGAAACATCTGATTCATTAAGTTACCACTTTTGGAATAGCGGCATTTTAATTCGCCATAACGAAGAGTTTAAAAAAGTAGAAACCCGCGATGATTGCGTCATTATGCATATGCAATCTGGTAAAAAAATGCAAGCTGACTGCCTACTATTTGCCAACGGCCGAACAGGTAACACCGACAAGCTTAACTTATCAGCGATTGGTTTAAGCTCAGATAGCCGAGGCAATTTGAAAGTAAATGAAAACTATCAAACTGAAGTTGAAAATATATACGCAGTTGGCGATGTAATTGGTTACCCCAGCCTTGCAAGTGCGGCATTTGATCAAGGTCGAATCGCAGCAGATGCCATCACCACAGGCGAATGTAATAAAAAACTCATTCGTGATATTCCAAGCGGTATTTATACTATTCCAGAAATCAGTTCAGTTGGTCGTTCAGAACAAGAACTCACCGCTGCAAAAGTACCGTATGAGGTAGGTCGCGCACAGTTTAAGCATTTAGCTCGTGCACAAATTGCAGGTACAGAAGTTGGCAGTCTAAAAATCCTATTCCATATTGAAACGAAAGAGATTCTAGGCATTCACGTGTTTGGTGAGCGTGCCGCTGAGATAATTCACATTGGACAAGCAGTAATGGAACAAAAAAATGGTGGCAACACCATAGAATACTTTGTTAATACGACATTTAACTACCCAACAATGGCAGAAGCTTATCGAGTAGCTGCGCTTAACGGATTGAATCGGTTAATTAAATAA
- a CDS encoding SlyX family protein has product MTSLEARITELETKVAYQDETIDILNDELKQHQMAMAKMTRQIELVGEKLKEMKPSSVVSEEHETPPPHY; this is encoded by the coding sequence ATAACCAGTCTTGAAGCGCGTATTACCGAACTTGAAACAAAGGTAGCGTACCAAGATGAAACTATCGACATTTTAAATGACGAGCTAAAGCAGCATCAAATGGCGATGGCAAAAATGACCCGTCAAATTGAGTTGGTAGGTGAAAAGCTAAAAGAAATGAAGCCGTCCTCGGTCGTCAGTGAAGAGCATGAAACCCCGCCACCGCATTACTAA
- a CDS encoding TetR/AcrR family transcriptional regulator: MSNSKKQNLLDAALTLFVAQGISETSTASIAKHAGVATGTLFHHFENKKVLVEALYLSLKQELVASLQLSNAINSDEQALSVWRSVIKWGLDNPEKFSFFTIYYASPWLEMDFKQGVLNSVFYFLTEYIELQKQQGNFVALPTDFIAMHIQQSLINTVLYLSHEQANILDVEKLIDNSFNTCLFGLICRN; the protein is encoded by the coding sequence ATGAGTAACTCAAAAAAACAAAACTTACTGGACGCGGCATTAACACTATTTGTTGCACAAGGTATCTCTGAAACATCGACCGCGAGCATTGCAAAGCATGCTGGTGTCGCGACGGGAACATTATTTCATCACTTTGAAAATAAGAAGGTGTTAGTAGAAGCTCTGTATTTAAGCCTGAAGCAGGAGTTGGTGGCAAGTTTACAGTTAAGTAACGCAATCAATAGTGATGAGCAGGCATTAAGTGTATGGCGAAGCGTAATAAAATGGGGGCTTGATAATCCAGAAAAGTTTTCATTTTTTACTATTTATTATGCGAGTCCATGGCTTGAAATGGACTTTAAACAAGGTGTTTTGAATAGTGTCTTTTATTTTTTGACTGAGTATATTGAATTGCAAAAACAGCAAGGTAACTTTGTGGCTTTGCCAACTGACTTTATTGCAATGCATATTCAACAAAGCCTTATTAATACAGTGCTTTACTTAAGTCACGAGCAGGCAAATATTTTGGATGTTGAGAAGCTTATTGATAATAGCTTTAACACTTGTTTGTTTGGGCTAATCTGCAGAAATTAA
- a CDS encoding acyl-CoA desaturase produces the protein MKKPPIIWLNTLFFTITFLAAVTIVPWYGLAYGYSSANWIAFIACMFYCGLSITAGYHRLWAHKTYETHPVIEFIFAIGGAFSIQNSALHWSSDHRLHHGKVDDTEHDPYAATRGFWYSHIGWMLREYQAHRYNDYSNCRDLQKNRVVMWQHKHYLTLTLITNLGIPLVLGLVFGNVWGMLLLAGLLRLVLSQHFTFFINSLAHIWGSRPYTESNTARDNGFLALFTYGEGYHNFHHIFASDYRNGIRWWHYDPTKWLIKSLAFLGLASKLRKTPQERIERAKAATLMEKTKRTLLEKQDSHVQLDKLQHEYELLLSKIQHYYKVRKRLLEMRKNKVIQQCEQSQLKKQYNDIKASLINQQQNWLALNKALIKGLAIN, from the coding sequence ATGAAAAAACCACCTATTATTTGGCTTAATACCCTCTTTTTTACCATCACTTTTTTGGCTGCTGTTACCATCGTGCCCTGGTACGGTCTAGCGTATGGCTACAGTAGCGCAAACTGGATCGCATTTATTGCGTGTATGTTTTATTGCGGTTTATCAATTACTGCCGGTTATCACCGTTTATGGGCGCACAAAACTTATGAAACCCATCCTGTGATTGAATTTATTTTTGCCATCGGCGGTGCGTTCTCAATTCAAAATAGCGCGTTACATTGGAGTTCAGATCACCGCCTGCATCATGGCAAAGTTGATGACACTGAACACGACCCTTACGCTGCGACTCGCGGGTTTTGGTATAGCCACATTGGTTGGATGCTGCGCGAATATCAAGCACATCGATACAACGACTACTCAAACTGCCGAGATTTACAAAAAAATCGTGTTGTTATGTGGCAACATAAACATTATTTGACGCTTACTCTGATTACCAACTTGGGTATCCCACTGGTACTTGGTTTGGTGTTTGGCAATGTATGGGGAATGTTACTTCTTGCGGGTTTATTACGTTTAGTACTGAGCCAACACTTCACCTTTTTCATTAACTCGCTGGCACATATTTGGGGTTCTCGCCCGTATACGGAATCAAACACCGCCCGCGACAACGGCTTTTTAGCGTTATTCACATACGGAGAGGGGTATCACAACTTCCATCATATTTTTGCATCTGATTACCGCAATGGTATCCGATGGTGGCATTACGATCCGACAAAATGGCTGATAAAATCACTAGCATTTTTGGGATTAGCCTCAAAGTTACGCAAAACACCGCAAGAGCGAATTGAACGTGCAAAAGCGGCAACGTTAATGGAAAAAACCAAACGCACCTTGCTTGAAAAGCAAGACAGTCATGTGCAATTAGATAAACTGCAGCACGAATATGAGTTGTTATTAAGTAAAATACAGCACTATTATAAAGTAAGAAAACGCTTACTAGAGATGCGCAAAAACAAAGTGATACAGCAATGTGAGCAATCACAATTGAAAAAGCAGTATAATGACATTAAAGCGTCTTTAATAAACCAACAACAAAACTGGCTGGCGTTAAACAAAGCCTTAATTAAAGGGCTCGCAATAAACTAG
- the fkpA gene encoding FKBP-type peptidyl-prolyl cis-trans isomerase, producing the protein MKKVFKLSFVAASVLALAACNKEAPKAEVKLETEVQKQAYGLGASIGEFVKKDLEGKTEVGFELDKALIVAGLEESLAGKSQLTEEEIKELLTKLNTEVAEKQQAAAQAKAEEVKAQGVAFLAENGKKDGVVTTDSGLQYQILSEGEGKKPLATDTVEVHYKGTLIDGTEFDSSYSHGEPITFPLNRVIKGWTEGVQLMAEGSKYKFFIPSELAYGERDLGKIPANSTLIFEVELLKVVQPEAEKEAASE; encoded by the coding sequence ATGAAAAAAGTATTTAAACTTTCATTCGTTGCTGCATCAGTGCTTGCACTTGCTGCATGTAATAAAGAAGCACCGAAAGCTGAAGTAAAATTAGAGACCGAAGTACAAAAACAAGCATATGGTCTTGGCGCTTCAATCGGTGAGTTTGTTAAGAAAGATCTAGAAGGTAAAACTGAAGTTGGCTTTGAACTAGATAAAGCACTTATCGTTGCTGGTTTAGAAGAGTCTCTAGCGGGTAAATCACAGCTAACAGAAGAAGAAATTAAAGAGCTTCTAACGAAACTAAATACTGAAGTTGCTGAAAAGCAGCAAGCTGCGGCGCAAGCAAAAGCTGAAGAAGTTAAAGCACAAGGCGTTGCTTTCTTAGCTGAAAACGGCAAAAAAGACGGCGTTGTAACAACTGATTCAGGTCTTCAGTATCAAATTCTTTCTGAAGGTGAAGGTAAGAAGCCGTTAGCAACAGATACGGTTGAAGTTCACTATAAAGGTACATTAATTGACGGTACTGAGTTTGATAGCTCTTACTCTCACGGTGAGCCAATTACTTTCCCACTAAATCGCGTTATTAAAGGTTGGACTGAAGGTGTTCAACTTATGGCAGAAGGTTCAAAGTACAAGTTCTTTATCCCTTCTGAACTTGCGTACGGCGAGCGCGATCTTGGTAAGATCCCTGCAAACTCAACGCTAATTTTTGAAGTTGAGCTTTTAAAAGTAGTTCAGCCTGAAGCTGAAAAAGAAGCTGCTTCTGAGTAA
- the hemE gene encoding uroporphyrinogen decarboxylase: MSELKNDRYLRALLKQPVDQTPVWMMRQAGRYLPEYRATRAQAGDFMSLCKNAELACEVTLQPLRRYPLDAAILFSDILTIPDAMGLGLYFETGEGPKFERPIQSMADVANLPIPDPEDELGYVMNAVRTIRRELKGEVPLIGFSGSPWTLATYMIEGGSSKTFGKIKKMAFSEPEILHMLLDKLADSVISYLNAQVKAGAQSLMIFDSWGGVLSPRDYKEFSLTYMQKIVDGLIRENDGRKVPVTLFTKNGGLNLEAIAATGCDAVGLDWTVDIADARRRIGDKVALQGNMDPAMLHGTPERIRQEVQRILEGYGDGTGHVFNLGHGITPEVDPENAGVFINSVGELSKQYHNK; encoded by the coding sequence ATGAGTGAATTAAAGAACGATCGCTATTTACGTGCGCTACTTAAACAACCTGTAGATCAAACTCCAGTATGGATGATGCGTCAGGCTGGACGTTATTTACCAGAATACCGTGCAACACGCGCACAAGCTGGCGACTTTATGAGCTTATGTAAAAATGCTGAATTAGCGTGTGAAGTAACGCTTCAGCCACTACGTCGTTATCCACTGGATGCAGCGATTCTTTTCAGTGATATTCTGACGATCCCTGATGCGATGGGTTTAGGCTTATACTTTGAAACAGGTGAAGGTCCTAAATTTGAACGTCCAATTCAGTCAATGGCCGACGTTGCTAATCTACCAATTCCAGATCCAGAAGATGAACTGGGCTATGTGATGAATGCCGTGCGTACAATTCGCCGTGAATTAAAAGGTGAAGTACCGTTAATTGGTTTCTCAGGTTCGCCTTGGACACTTGCAACTTATATGATTGAAGGTGGTAGCAGTAAAACATTTGGCAAAATTAAAAAAATGGCTTTCTCAGAGCCTGAGATTTTGCACATGCTACTCGATAAGCTTGCTGATTCAGTTATTAGTTACCTTAACGCACAAGTTAAAGCCGGTGCGCAATCGCTGATGATTTTTGATTCATGGGGTGGTGTATTATCGCCGCGCGATTACAAAGAGTTCTCATTAACTTACATGCAGAAAATTGTAGATGGGTTAATTCGTGAAAACGATGGTCGTAAAGTACCTGTTACTCTATTCACTAAGAATGGCGGTTTAAACCTAGAAGCGATCGCAGCGACAGGCTGTGATGCAGTAGGCCTTGATTGGACTGTTGATATTGCTGACGCGCGTCGTCGTATCGGTGATAAAGTAGCGCTACAGGGTAATATGGATCCTGCAATGCTTCATGGTACGCCTGAGCGTATTCGTCAAGAAGTACAGCGCATTCTAGAGGGCTATGGTGACGGAACTGGTCATGTATTTAACTTAGGTCATGGTATTACACCAGAAGTTGACCCTGAAAACGCTGGAGTGTTTATCAACTCGGTAGGTGAACTAAGTAAACAGTACCACAACAAATAA
- a CDS encoding coniferyl aldehyde dehydrogenase, which translates to MNSSTSHPVNLESVDASAQQDVNAIDLEASFSTLKQQYLANKQPSLIERKTLLNSLKNALIENQQSLLVALNRDYGKRPDFDSLMADILPSVQHLNYTLKHIKTWLKPERRSAGLLLAPSSIYVHKQSKGVVGVIVPWNFPVFLSIGPIATALAAGNKVMVKLSEYTPFTNQVLRKIFSSLSDSVTIIEGGPDVAAKFTQLPFDHVFFTGSTSVGRLVAKSCAERLIPNTLELGGKSPVVITPDSDLEKAADAIILGKSVNAGQICVAPDYVLVEQSQHLAFCQTYLERFAALYDVDKFNDEYGAVINLAQFERLQALLDDAKSKGARVLSPKGYEIDVQNRIMPPQLLVDVNEQMLACQSEIFGPVLPVIAYSELSEAINYINNKARPLALYIMSKDKLAINQILQQTHSGGVCINDTLMHVGADDAPFGGIGESGVGNYHGREGFETFCHKRTVLKTPLWLPRVKLILKFKGLAKSLLTKLFVR; encoded by the coding sequence ATGAATTCATCCACCTCACATCCAGTTAACCTTGAGTCTGTCGACGCATCAGCACAACAAGATGTTAATGCAATTGATCTTGAAGCATCATTTTCAACACTAAAACAACAATACCTTGCGAATAAGCAGCCAAGTTTAATTGAGCGTAAAACCCTACTTAATAGCTTGAAAAATGCGCTGATTGAAAACCAACAAAGTTTGCTAGTTGCATTAAACCGAGACTATGGAAAGCGCCCTGATTTTGATAGTTTGATGGCGGATATATTACCGAGTGTTCAGCATCTTAATTATACCTTAAAGCACATAAAAACATGGTTAAAACCAGAAAGGCGCAGTGCTGGTTTGCTGCTCGCGCCATCATCCATTTATGTTCACAAACAATCTAAAGGTGTGGTGGGTGTAATTGTGCCTTGGAATTTCCCTGTATTTTTAAGTATTGGGCCAATTGCAACGGCGTTGGCGGCTGGGAACAAAGTAATGGTTAAACTTAGCGAATATACGCCATTTACTAATCAGGTATTACGTAAGATTTTTTCATCGCTAAGCGATAGCGTGACGATTATTGAGGGCGGGCCTGATGTCGCCGCTAAATTTACTCAGCTTCCTTTTGATCATGTGTTTTTTACTGGCTCGACGTCTGTCGGGCGCTTAGTGGCAAAGTCGTGTGCCGAACGATTAATACCGAATACCTTGGAGCTTGGCGGAAAATCTCCGGTAGTGATTACGCCTGATTCTGATTTAGAAAAGGCGGCTGATGCGATTATTCTTGGCAAATCGGTTAATGCGGGTCAAATTTGTGTTGCGCCTGATTACGTGCTTGTTGAACAATCTCAGCATTTAGCATTTTGTCAGACTTATTTAGAAAGATTCGCTGCTTTATATGATGTTGATAAGTTTAATGATGAGTACGGTGCAGTTATCAATTTAGCGCAGTTTGAACGACTGCAAGCCTTGTTAGATGATGCAAAAAGTAAAGGTGCTCGCGTGTTATCGCCTAAAGGCTATGAGATTGACGTGCAAAATCGCATTATGCCACCACAATTACTGGTTGATGTGAATGAGCAAATGCTGGCGTGTCAGAGTGAAATATTTGGACCTGTGCTGCCCGTAATTGCCTACAGTGAACTTAGCGAAGCGATAAACTATATCAATAACAAAGCGCGTCCATTGGCGCTTTATATTATGTCCAAGGACAAGTTGGCAATTAATCAGATTTTGCAGCAAACACACAGTGGCGGTGTATGTATTAATGATACCTTAATGCATGTGGGGGCTGATGATGCACCATTTGGTGGAATAGGCGAGTCGGGCGTTGGTAATTACCATGGTCGTGAAGGGTTTGAAACGTTTTGCCATAAGCGTACAGTATTAAAGACACCATTATGGTTACCGCGCGTTAAGCTTATTTTAAAATTTAAGGGATTGGCAAAGTCATTATTAACAAAGTTGTTTGTTCGTTAA
- a CDS encoding WD40 repeat domain-containing protein — protein sequence MKPFSITLLIFILFTLTACDNTDVVPKNAQEHAVQGSYAAALNANGSLAVVSSINHGISVWNLNDNALLYQWSHQQSEDNLVLAIDISDDNKFAVTADRTNFAVWSLENGENIGFWKIQESSIRDIAISNNGRYVLYGRGDGKVIHIDLITGRRIEFLGHTEKINAVDLSPNGYYALTGANDYTAYLWDTRSAQVVHRFNHPSRVTQVSLDREGRRAFTADSKKQASVWNLQTGEQISNLQFRARQKVFSAVRFSPDANQLLTGSPARTIALWDVNSGKELQTWQVAPRKDSRPKSAVVYDIAFSDNGQIISESSNGLSETWQMNK from the coding sequence ATGAAGCCATTTAGTATAACTTTATTAATTTTTATCCTATTTACCTTAACGGCGTGCGATAACACCGATGTCGTACCAAAAAATGCGCAAGAACATGCCGTACAAGGCAGTTACGCAGCGGCCCTTAACGCCAATGGCAGCCTTGCAGTTGTCTCCTCTATCAATCATGGCATTTCAGTATGGAATTTGAATGACAATGCATTGCTTTACCAATGGAGCCACCAACAAAGCGAAGACAACCTCGTTCTCGCTATAGACATTAGTGATGATAATAAGTTCGCGGTTACAGCAGATCGCACTAATTTTGCTGTCTGGAGCCTAGAAAATGGTGAGAATATCGGCTTTTGGAAAATCCAAGAATCGAGCATTCGCGATATAGCTATCAGCAATAACGGCCGTTACGTGCTTTATGGACGAGGTGACGGAAAAGTAATTCATATCGATCTAATTACTGGTCGCAGAATCGAATTTTTGGGTCACACCGAAAAAATTAACGCCGTCGATTTATCACCCAATGGCTATTACGCGCTAACTGGTGCCAATGACTACACCGCATATTTGTGGGATACCCGCAGTGCACAGGTAGTTCACCGTTTTAATCATCCAAGTCGCGTAACCCAAGTAAGTTTAGACCGAGAAGGCCGCAGAGCCTTTACCGCCGACAGTAAAAAACAAGCAAGTGTATGGAACTTACAAACAGGCGAGCAAATTAGTAACCTGCAATTCAGAGCACGGCAAAAAGTATTTAGCGCTGTGCGCTTTAGCCCAGATGCTAATCAACTACTCACAGGTTCGCCGGCTCGCACCATTGCATTATGGGATGTAAACTCAGGAAAAGAGCTACAAACATGGCAAGTAGCACCGCGCAAAGACTCGCGCCCAAAATCAGCAGTAGTATATGACATCGCTTTTAGCGATAATGGGCAGATTATCAGTGAAAGTTCTAACGGTTTATCTGAAACATGGCAAATGAACAAATAA
- the nfi gene encoding deoxyribonuclease V (cleaves DNA at apurinic or apyrimidinic sites), which yields MAITDSITWPGSVANAKLIQQELAAKVKLTAMQNSVRYIAGIDVAFPNKGKTTRAAIVVLSFPSLEVVELTVYEAPTVIPYIPGVLSFREGGAILSALAQLKTLPDVLMFDGQGIAHPLGLGVASHIGVILNVPTLGIAKSCLVGKFDEPELTKGSISDLVINYKKSGYVVRSRDKVKPLFVSPGHLITKEQALQLALQCVTKYRLPEPTRLADKLSKNQM from the coding sequence ATGGCGATTACAGATTCTATTACTTGGCCTGGCAGCGTTGCCAATGCGAAGTTAATTCAACAAGAATTAGCTGCTAAAGTTAAATTAACAGCAATGCAAAACTCTGTTCGATACATTGCGGGTATTGATGTTGCATTTCCTAACAAGGGTAAAACAACACGAGCTGCCATTGTGGTGCTCAGCTTTCCTAGTCTAGAAGTGGTTGAGCTGACTGTTTATGAAGCGCCGACCGTAATTCCATATATTCCTGGAGTATTAAGCTTTCGAGAAGGTGGTGCAATACTAAGTGCGCTTGCGCAACTCAAAACCTTACCTGATGTTTTAATGTTTGATGGTCAGGGTATTGCGCATCCGTTGGGACTCGGAGTAGCGAGTCATATAGGCGTTATTTTAAATGTGCCGACACTAGGCATTGCGAAAAGCTGTTTGGTTGGTAAATTTGATGAGCCGGAGTTAACTAAAGGGTCGATTTCAGACCTGGTGATTAATTATAAGAAGAGTGGTTATGTGGTGCGTTCACGGGATAAAGTGAAGCCGCTTTTTGTTTCGCCTGGTCACTTAATAACAAAAGAGCAAGCTTTGCAGCTTGCTCTTCAATGTGTTACTAAATATCGTTTACCAGAGCCAACTCGGCTCGCCGATAAGCTTAGTAAGAATCAGATGTAG